One bacterium genomic window carries:
- a CDS encoding chlorite dismutase family protein gives VVGYESDDLARFSELVTVLRSTAARPYTLRDTPTFVGRYGAVEDVIRSVIG, from the coding sequence GTCGTCGGATACGAATCCGACGATCTCGCGCGCTTCTCTGAGCTCGTCACCGTGCTCCGCAGCACCGCGGCCCGGCCGTATACGCTGCGCGACACGCCCACGTTCGTCGGCCGGTATGGCGCGGTGGAAGACGTCATCCGTTCGGTCATCGGATAG